The Arachis duranensis cultivar V14167 chromosome 2, aradu.V14167.gnm2.J7QH, whole genome shotgun sequence genome has a window encoding:
- the LOC107474678 gene encoding uncharacterized protein LOC107474678 — protein sequence MELNHVDAILAQNKVFAKQLAELTRKLDTKQVAAIHTQDQEEISTEGGDWEEANYVGNQQRQPYDPHSNTYNQGWKNHPNFGWGNQQTQPQNHKPYNHNQHNNSTYQNSNQRSYQTTQNTYSQPPYHGQNNQPAQSNPNQQFQDQLNRIEGRLANMGQDISELKSFRDDVRSTLRNHSEKLKRMECQIGELSQQAPKSTAVFPSDTKKNPKGEQKGVRWEECKVITMLKEESEEEGIRPSEQEPEILKEGVEEAKQESENEQAKELQNKGMLETYQPKAPFPQRLGGGEKGKTYSRFLETFKSLHINIPFLEILQQMPTHIKYLKELLSKKRVLKGGQTVIMNKECSALIKKDMVSKKTDPGSFYIPCIIGETKIDRGFCDLGASINVMPLTLMKRLHLNEVRSTDVIIQLADKTQKQAKGVVENVLVKVGNYFFPTDFVILDMEESYLHPIILGRPFLATARALIDIEQGELILRVHDEQLIFHVFKPAYEPEPEPEKPKDDSSHLCLEESDPTAETLKQSLEDKQELQELKPQESIETDQKDPPGIRVNEESLKREGRVVKKLPRGWRNKKIPTEGFSPGDKVISSHYLPIPPGLKTIPSQLPQVFTIRKVLSMEHVEVMKESNGDVFIVRGEDIKHYNPP from the coding sequence atggagctgaaccatgttgatgcaATTCTAGCCCAAAACAAGGTGTTTGCCAAGCAACTAGCAGAGCTTACCAGGAAATTAGACACAAAGCAAGTGGCTGCAATACACACACAAGATCAAGAGGAAATAAGCACTGaaggaggtgattgggaagaggccaactatgtgggaaaccAACAAAGGCAACCATATGATCCACATTCCAACACTTATAACCAAGGTTGGAAAaatcacccaaactttgggtgggggaaCCAACAAACCCAaccacaaaaccacaaaccttacAACCACAACCAACATAACAATTCCACATACCAAAACTCTAACCAAAGATCATACCAAACCACACAAAACACTTACTCCCAACCACCATATCATGGCCAAAATAACCAACCTGCCCAATCCAATCCgaaccaacaatttcaagatcaattaaacaggatagaagGAAGGCTGGCAAACATGGGTCAGGACATAAGTGAATTGAAAAGCTTTAGAGATGATGTTAGATCTACTTTAAGGAACCATAGTGAAAAACTCAAGAGGATGGAGTGTCAAATAGGAGAGCTATCTCAACAGGCCCCCAAGTCAACTGCAGTGTTCCCTAGTGACACAAAGAAGAATCCTAAAGGGGAACAAAAGggagtgagatgggaagaatgcaaggttaTCACCATGTTGAAGGAAGaatcagaagaagaaggaatcagACCCTCAGAACAGGAGCCAGAAATCTTGAAGGAAGGTGTGGAAGAAGCTAAGCAGGAAAGTGAAAATGAACAAGCCAAGGAACTGCAAAATAAAGGCATGCTGGAAACATACCAACCAAAAGCACCATTTCCTCAGAGGTTAGGAGgaggtgaaaaagggaaaacataTTCAAGGTTCTTAGAGACATTTAAGTCTCTCCATATCAATATTCCCTTTCttgagatcctccagcagatgCCTACACATATCAAGTACTTGAAGGAATTGTTGAGCAAGAAAAGAGTTTTGAAGGGAGGACAAACTGTAATAATGAACaaggaatgcagtgcactcatcaAGAAGGATATGGTCTCTAAGAAAACAGACCCAGGAAGTTTTTATATCCCCTGCATAATAGGGGAAACTAAAATTGACAGAGGATTCTGTGAtctaggagctagcataaatgtGATGCCTCTGACTCTTATGAAGAGGCTACACTTGAATGAGGTGAGATCCACTGATGTAATCATACaactggctgacaaaactcaaaagcaagctaaaGGGGTAGTTGAGAATGTGCTGGTGAAAGTGGGAAATTATTTCTTccccacagactttgtcattTTGGACATGGAGGAAAGCTACCTACACCctatcattctgggaaggccatttctagCCACTGCTAGAGCGCTCATAGACATAGAACAAGGAGAGCTAATTCTGAGAGTACATGATGAACAACTCATTTTCCATGTTTTCAAACCGGCATATGAGCCTGAACCAGAACCTGAAAAGCCTAAGGATGATAGTAGCCATCTGTGTTTGGAGGAAAGCGATCCAACAGCTGAAACTCTAAAACAATCTTTGGAAGACAAACAAGAATTACAAGAGTTAAAGCCACAAGAATCAATAGAAACAGATCAGAAGGATCCTCCTGGCATAAGGGTCAATGAAGAAAGCCTCAAGCGAGAGGGAAGAGTTGTAAAGAAATtgccaagagggtggagaaacaagaaaattcccacTGAAGGCTTCTCTCCGGGAGATAAAGTGATATCAAGTCATTATCTGCCAATCCCACCTGGACTTAAAACCATCCCTTCCCAGCTCCCTCAAGTGTTCACAATCAGGAAAGTTCTTTCTATGGAACATGTGGAAGTCATGAAGGAATCAAATGGGGACGTTTTCATAGTGAGAGGAGAAGACATCAAGCACTACAATCCACCCTAA